The following nucleotide sequence is from Armatimonadota bacterium.
CGGTGATATGCATCTTCATATCGCGTATGTTCGTTGACCACTGCTGGAACAAGCAGGAGGCAAGCCGCACCCATTTCCTTCGCTCCTTTGAGCCCTTCTTTGGCCGCTTGGACTGCTTCGTCCTGCGTTTTCTCATCCGCAGCGGATAGTGGCTTTCCCCAGCCACCGTAGATTACCGAGTGAATTTCTATGCCTGCTTTCTCTGCCGCTAAACGCATAGCTTCGGTTTCTTTTGGATCTGTCAAAGGCGGTGCTTCGACGCCGTCAAATCCACAATCTCTTGCAAGCTTCATGCGGTCTTCGGTGCTTAGATTTCCTGGCAGCATGCCGAAAACCAACGCCTTTTTAAGCTCGGATTTTGACACTGAACTTTCCTCCTTGGCAAATGTTTCCGATGTTATTAAGCTTGGTGACAAGCCAGCCGCCAACGCAATTTTCGCTGCCCGCCCCAAGAACTCACGTCTTTTCATAACATTTTTCCTCTAGAATTCGGAGTGATGGAAATTTTTAAATAACCTATTTTGTTTCTTTACCCCAATCCTGCTACACTTTGGGAAAAACCCAGGGCTTTCGGTAGATTGGCGTTACAAGTTCGTTGGCTTCCTTGTCGCCAATGATTTCGCCCTTTTTTGCATCCCAACGAACCTTGCGCCCTACTTTCATTGAAATATGCGCAATGTCGATGGCAATAGCTATTGGCAAATGGTAATCGAAATTGCATGACGGTTGCTGTCGGGTTTTAATTGCATCCAAGAACTCCCTGTCATGCCCTGGCGACGAAGGTATCGTTGGAGGCGGAGGAGTGAATTCTTCGCCCTCCTTCATCTTTTGCTTTTCAACAACCACTTTGTGGCTGCCATAATCACCTAGCAAGGTAGCATCAGTCCCATGGAAAATTACGCCTAGTCTTCGCCCTCCATCTGGTGGACCGCCAAAGTCGAAGTTATAGCTATTTCCACACATGTTTATCCACGACATAGTGAAGCCAGGAAATTCCCAAACTGCATCTACTGTGTCGGGGATGTCGCTAATGTCGTCAGCCACGAATCTTCCACCAGTAGCATTTGCAGACAGGGGCTGTCCTGGATCCATTGCCCAAAAAGCAAGGTCGAGAATATGGGGACCTAGCTCGCTTAGCCAGCTTGCCACATAGTCTTTAAAATACCTGTGAAACTTAAATCGTGCTTCATTATATGGCACTTTTGGCGCAGGTCCAAGCCACGCATCCCAATCCAATCCTAGAGGCGGTTCGGAATCTGGTGTCTTACCTATGCCCCCAGGATACTCGTTCATAGTACAAATCACGCGAACAGCCATCACCTTACCAAGCTTACCTGATTGAACTATTTCGACACAGCGGCGGAAGTTGTCCAAGGAGTGAATTTGTGTCCCCACTTGCGTTACACGCTTATTATCCCGCGCTGCCTTTGCCATCGCAATTGCTTCGGCAGGATAGCGCGAAATTGGTTTTTCGCAGTAGACATCCTTCCCAGCTTGGCAAGCATAAATGGACATTAGAGGATGCCAATGAGGCGGTGTTGTTATAACAACTGCATCGATGTCCTTCTGCTCCAACACCTCGCGGAAGTCTTTGAATGCCTTTGCCTTGCCTTCGGTCTTTTCAACAGCCGCATTCCGGCGTTCCTCGCTTACGTCGCAGACGGCCCCAATTTCCACGTCTTCGTATTTCATGAACCCGTTCATGACGCCCATTCCGCGACCACCAAGCCCAATACAACCAAGAACGATTTTCTCGTTTGCTGAAACCACTTTTCTTACCTCCTGTGCTGCAGCGTGGCTAACAGACAGACCCATGCCCGCTGTTAATGCCATCGCCGAAGATGACTTAAGAAAATCACGCCTACTCAATTTGTGAGCCTTTCTCGCTTCCATTTATGAAGCCTCCAAACTTTTTCTATTGCCTATGTTCGTCATTGGCTGTTGACCGTCCTTGCAAATTTCAAGACTGGTTCTAAATCCGAACTTATATAATGGCAACAGAAAAATACGATTCCTTTAACACCTCTTTTTCGACAAAGTTCAATCTGGTGTCTAACATAATCCTTTTCTTGAGGAACCGCTTTTTGGTCCTTAAATGTATAAATCGACAGCCCAGGAATGACCTTCTCGTGCCACTTCGGGAGCTTTTCCCACTCATCAAAAGCCCTAGCCAGCTCCTCATGGCCAACATACGCCATTGGAATCACATAATCAATAAAGCCCTCTTTAATCCAACGTTGCCAATCTTGGAGAACCCCATCCGCGCTTGCCTTTTTATAGAACACAGCCGCAGTTACTTTGATATTAGGGCGAATCCGCTTTGCAGACTGGTAGACATCCTTTACAAGATCGCTGATGCGGTCCATTCTCCACTGTTTCCACGAGGCCGTTTGTTTCTGCAATAGCTTCTGCTCGCTTAATTCCTTATCAACAGGCATTGCAGGGTCATCTACGGTGGGCGTGATGACTTGCTCATCAGCAAAGAAGCTTGCCGGACGATCAACACCGAGAACAACCATAAGGTCGTGCATATTCACCGCTGGCCCATCTATCCAAATTACATTCATTCCTTCTTCGACAAGCTTTCTCAATTTAGCTGCGTCTTGCTGCGACCAAACGTAAATATTCGACACGACAAGGATTTCGTCAGCGGAGGGCTCATCTTTCCCAAATTCTGCAGTTGTAGCTTTGAATCCAATGCGTTCCAGCCATGCTTCAGCAGCATTTTTAAAAGCCGAACCATAGCGCTTCGTATTTGCCTCAGAAATGAGAATTCGGATTCGCTTGGAATCAGCGCCGAATCCTCTGAGCTTTGCGCGCAGAAAATTGTCTAAAACGAGAAATCTAGAGTATTCGGCGTGCCAATTAAACAATAATACACTCCCTTTTCCTAAACGGTTGTCGACAATTGCAGGAATGCCATTATCAAATACAGCGAGGACTCTGCCAGTAGTAGCAGCATGAACTGGGTTTGCACTCATAGTCAACCTTAAGGGAAATTTATCCCATGTGGGCAAATCAAGCCCGGTAGCCTTGCGGAACTCTTCAGCTGCTTCCCCGTAGCCCAATGACATATTCAGAAAGCGTATATAATCGAAATGTATTCCATCCAAATTAGGGTATTGCTTCACCGCCGAGAGCATTAAGTCCCGCTGGAAATCCCGAACTTCTTTTTTTGTGAAGTCAAACCAACCTGCCTTCTTGCCTTCGGCATCTTCCGCAAGCCAATCTTGATGCTTTGACGTGATAGCACCATTCTCGGCTTCTCCGTTCACAAACCAAGCGTGTACCTTAATCCCCCTCTTGTGAGCGGCTTCTATGCAGTACCCGAGGGGGTCGAAGTCGCCCACAACGGAGCTTGACATCGGACAAAGCGGCGTTTTGAACCAAGCTTGCTCATGATGGAAAACGAGAACAAAGATATTGTCTATCCCACAACGCTGTGCTTGGTCTAACGTCTTATCTGCAACTTCTTTGCTTATAACTCGCTCCGGGTGTACCCAAAGGCCATTAATTGCCATCGTGGAGCTCCTAAACAACCAAAGGCAAGCACACACCGCAATTAATCTAAAAGCCACCATTCGCATTTCTCATTTCCCTTGTGGTTAGATTTCTGCTTTCCTAATCGCTGTCTTTTACAAACAGCGGTCGAAGGAAATTGTAGCCAAGTTTCAATCCTTCAACTCTTCGCTCACCAGAAAAAACAGGGTCTTCATGTTCTATCGCCGCCCCACCGTTGTAGCCTACTTCCCTCAGCGCGGAGATGAAACCAGCCCAGTCTATCACACCAAATCCGGGAATCCTATACCTCCACCAACCGCGGCTGAAAAACCCCTTGCAACTCAAGACGTCTTCTTTTATTTCGGTGTCCTTCAAATGAACATGGTGAATCCTCGAACCAAAGGTCTTAACAGCACCGATGTAGTCAATAAACTGCCAAACCAGGTGGGAGGGGTCAAACTCTAAACCTAGAGCTGGAGAGTCAACTGCGTCGAACATCATTTCCCAAGCAGCTGGGTGAAAGCCAAAATTTTTCGACTTAGCCGGAAGATTTGAAACTGCTGGCCAATTTTCAAATGCGATTTTCACACCGTTATTTTCGGCGATTTTTGCAATCTCACCAAACGCCTCTCTAAAAATTGGAATGTTTTCCTCTAATGATTTCTCAGGATCTCCGGCGGACATTGCAGCAATAACAGGAACGCCCAATTCGGATGCAAATTCAATCACAATGCGGAAGTCGGATATTCGCTCTGCGGCTGGCTTGAAAGTAGCATCGTAAAACGACAACGCCGTTAACGCAATGTTGTACTTCGCTTGAAGCTCACTTGCCAACTTTGCGGCCTCCTTGCGCTTGTCCGTGGACTTCAAAACCTCCGCAGGCCAAGACTTTGCGTGAACCTCTAATCCATCATAGCCGATGGATGACGCCAGCCTAAATTCATCTTCATTGAAAATCGTTAGATATCCTAGCTTCATAAGCATCTCCTTACCTATTTCCCTCAGCCAAACCATTTGAAGTTAGGTATTCATAGCTTTTCTTAACGTCGAGCAACATGTCTCCATAGGATGCATCTAACTCAACAATAAGCCAATCAAGAACATTTGGATCTGCGGCGCCAATGATTGCTGGAAAATCAAGCTTGCCTGATCCTACCGCCGTGTGTACATGCTCACCTTCTTTCAACAAGCCATCCTTAATATGAAGCAACGGCATACGAGACTTATATTGTGAAATAATCTTTACAGGGTCAGCTTTTCCAAATGCACACCAATATACGTCAAGTTCGCTAAAAACTTCGGGAGCCTCCCCCATGATTATGTCAAATGCGTACTTGCCATTCAATGTTACAAACTCCCACCAATGATTGTGAATGCCAAAAGTCATGTCGTATGCCTTTACTAATTCGGCTGCTCTATTGAATTTGTCAATCGCCCGCTTGCACGCATCAATAGTTTCAAATTCAGCCGGTCCAAGCCCACTAATCACTCGTTTGTTGCCTAATGTAAGCTCGGTCTCGCAAATCTGGCTTACATTTTCTGAAGTTGGCAGTGGCGTATGGCTGCTGGAAACCTGGAGACCGAGGTCATCAATAACTTTCTTAATTTCCTTCGGGTCGTGCCCGTGGAGTCCAGCAAATTCGACACCCTTGTATCCGATGTCTGCGATTATTTTTAGGGTGCCAGGAAAATCTTGCTTTGCCATCTCGCGGACTGTGTACAGTTGAATCGAAATTGGTTTCGCCATAAGCTACTCCTTATTATCCAAAGTCTCCCCTTTTGGGATTAATTCACAACCATTGAGACGTTTCGACAATATCCAAGGAATACCTCCAAAACATAAAGCATATAATTTAATAAAAAACATGTTTTTTTAGTTGTTTAGCCGAATTCGCGAATACCCTGGCTACACAAGAAACAACACCTCAGAGCACAATCCTGACGACCTAGAAAGCTTTGACAAACCCCAGGAGTGATATTATCATAATCATGGTCTTGGAGGGCACCAATTGAAACTGCGATGGTACCATATTCTCGCGTTCGCACTGCTGGCGGCCTATTGCATAAGGCTGTTGTATGGCTTTGCACAAGAGACATCCAATCTCCAGTGGGACTTCAGGACTTACTATTACGCAGCTAAAGCTCACAAAGCTGGGCTCAATCCATACAGTTTAACCGATCTCTCGCGCATTGCCGGTACGTCAATTACGCTTCGCTACGTCTACCCACCCATTATCCTGTATTGTTTTCGTATTTTTGCACTGCTTCCCTACGCTGCAGCATATTGGGCGTGGCTGTTGCTCAAATCAATACTGCTATTTGCTCTTATTCGGCTCTGGATAAGGGTATTTTTAATTAAAGAAGCAGACCCGTTTTTCTATGTCTTCTGCGCAGTTGCTTTTACTGGCTGTTTGTTCCACGACATTATTGCAGGCAATATATCTATAGTAGAACAATTCCTTTTGTGGCAAGCTTTTGCGTTCTACCTGAAACGCAAAACAGGGCTGTTCTGCATTTTTCTGACATTAGCAAGCATTTTCAAATTGACCCCGATATTGTTCCTACTGCTTTTGTTGTTTAGAGACGACAGAAAAAGGTTCTTATATGCTGTAGTCTCGCTTTCCATATTCACAGCGGCAATCTTGCTACCAATTTTGCGCTATCCTGACCTTGGTCGAAGCTTCTTAAACACCATAACCCGCCTGGATGAGCGCGCTGAACAATACAATCCCTCAACACTGTCATTCGTAAGAGACGTATGCGACCTAGCGGAGAAACATATTGGCATCAAAATATCCTCTCTCACGGAAACTACTCTTTTCCTTGCCATTTGCATAGCCCTGCTTGCAGTATCATGGTGGGCATTTCGCAAGAATAGCCTGTTAATAAAAGCAGATGAGAGAATAGGTTTATTCCTTTGGTGTTTTGCTCTTGCGCTCGTGATGCCTCGGTTCAAACCATACTCTTACATCCTCTTACTTGCTCCAGCCTATTATTTGATAAAAAACACAAAACACATACATGTAAGCACTCTTCTCTTTCTAATTGCAGCATCACCGACGCCTGAAATTATGCTAGGGTTTGGTCTTTTCGGCATGATGGTGGCGTCCTACTTCCTATTGCTACTGGTATTCGGCCTCTGGGGGCTGTTTATTTATGAAATGACAGTCAGTTCACTAGAAATTAAGCAACAAGCTTCGCGACAAGCACGCATTGCACAGGTAGCACAACGTAAAGAAGTGAAAAATTAGATATCAGATGTTAATGGGATACGATTTTATTCACTTGAAGGCTATGACTTGCAAAAGATTTTAAAGCACCCGCCTACTTTGAAATAATAGTTCTATTGGTATTTTCTCATTATTTACTTAGATGCTTCGCGTTCAAGGTATTTTTTAAACCACTCCCTAGCAAGCCGGGCCACTTCCTCCAGCGCACCTGGTTCTTCAAAAAGATGGCTAGCACCGGGGATTATTACAAGCTCCTTTGGACCTGGAAGTAAATCATAAGCTTCGCGGTTCAAGGGAATTATAGGCCAATCTGCGCCGCCAACGATTAGAAGCGTAGGAGAAGTTACATTCACAAGATATTCCATGGCAAGGTCGGGACGTCCACCACGCGAGACTATCGCCTTGATAACATTTCCCAACTCCGCTGCCGCAATCAACGCCGCTGCCGCTCCAGTGCTTGCTCCAAAATAACCCAAGTTAAGAGAACGTGTTTCCGCGTCAAGCAATGCCCAATCGGTCGCAAACATCAGGCGCTCTGCAAGAAGTTCCACATCGAAAACTTTTTCTCTGTCCTCAGCCTCCCACTGCTCAAGCAAATCAAACAGCAAAGTCGCTATCCCTCCACGCCTTAGCTCATGTGCAACAAACTGGTTCCTAGGACTAAATCGCGAACTTCCACTGCCATGAGCGAAAATGACCAATCCAAAAGCATCTTTTGGTATAGCCAGGATTCCTTCCAACGTCGCTTGCGGAGTTTCTATCGTCACTTTTCTCTCAACTTCAGTTGCCATTTTATTCTCCTTGCCCTAAACAATTTTAAATGAATTTTCCTGCAATTTTTATTTGCGAAACATAGTCGGTCTACCTTGACACATACCTCTTGAATTATTAGTATACCAACATGGAGGATAAAATGGCAGGCTTTGAAAGAATTACCAAGTTAGAGGTTGGAATGCCTATTCTTGTCGGAGGCGACCGCATTGCATATGTATCAGCAGATTTGGCTGAAAAATATAAGCCAGGGGACCAGCTGATAATTCTGAGAGAAACGGGCGATATACTGCTTATCCCAAAGGAGATCCATGATTTGGTAACTTTAGCTGTTGACAAGGCGCTAGAAGCCTTCGAAGCTCTCAGGCTAGTTTCCGATGAACAAATAACCCAATTCTACACCAATTTTGCCGAGCGATTGGCAGATGATGCTACATGGGCAAAAATTGCTCAGGCAAATGAAGCTGACGTGGCACGTGCAAAGGAAAAGGGGCGCTCAACCACTCGACTTGTAGCAGACGAAAAGATGCGGCGAACTATGATTGCTGGTCTACAACAATGGCGTGATCTCCCCTCCGGGCGCGAAAAGGTGATACGAACCTATCAGCATGAAGGTTGGAAGCTTGATGAAGTCCAAAGCCCCTGTGGAGTTGTCGCCTTTGTGTTTGAAGGACGCCCAAACGTCCTTGCTGACGCAACCGGCGTACTAAGAACAGGAAATACTGCTGTGTTTCGCATCGGAAGCGATGCATTGGGTACAGCACAAGCAATGATGAAAACTGCTGTCAAGCCAGCTCTAATATCTTCTGGTTTACCTGAACACTCAGCCATCCTGCTTGAAAGCACAGAGCATTCAGCCGGGTGGGCGCTATTTGCAGATCCCAGATTGGCACTTGTAGTTGCTAGAGGTTCAGGCAGGGCAACTGAAGTTTTAGGAGCAATTGCGCGCCAGGCTGGGAATGTTGCAAGTCTTCATGGTACTGGCGGCGCATGGATTATAACTGATGAAACCGCAGACCCTGCAAAGTTCGAGCTGGCAGTTTATAACTCAATTGACAGAAAAGTATGCAATACTCTAAATGTTGTTTGCATACATCGCTCTCGGGCAGCCGACCTCATAGAAAGTATGTTAAATGCGCTCAAAAGACGAAGTGAGAAGCTAGGCCATGGATACCGAATCCACGTCGTCGAGAAAAGCGAGAATTTCATACCAAAAGAGTTGTTCGAGACGGAAACCGAAGTTCTTAGGGCAGATGGAATTCATCGCGAACCCATCGCCACCATCTTGCCCCAAAACAAACTAGGGTATGAATGGGAATGGGAGCAAACGCCCGAGGTAACTGTGACAATTATTTCAAACCTAGCGGAGGGCATTCAGCTTTTCAATGAGCAAAGCCCTCTTATGGTTGCCTCACTGATTAGCGAAGATCCAACTGCTCACGAACGCTTTTTTGCAGAAATCAATGCCCCATTCGTAGGGAACGGATTCACTAGGTGGGTTGACGGCCAATATGCTCTCAGACGACCAGAGTTGGGGATATCAAATTGGCAAAATGGCCGCCTACTAGCTCGCAGCGGCATATTAACTGGCGACGGAGTCTATACCATCCGTCTTCGAGCACATCAAACGGACGCCGATGTTCATAGGTAGAAAGAATAATTATTTTGTAAAGGACAGCGATTCAAATTATGCGAATTTTATTTTTGTTGCTCATATTAGCAACAGCTAGCCCTTGCTTACCAGCTCCAGTTGCTACGTGGATTCCCAACCAACCGGCAGGACTTAACGTCGTTTCGGTGCCAGACGGCCAGTGGGAAGCTTGCGTAGTAACCAATCGAGATGCAATTCGATTAAAGAAGGGCACCCAACCAAAAAGCAACTATTTGTACTTTAAGCTTTCCCCAGACTTAAGGGCAAAATTTGGCTTCGACGCTTGGCTGATTGTTGAATTCTTCGACAATGCACTATCGCATGTAGGAGTTCAATACAATTCTAGCCAGGCGTATACCAATGCTAAAGGTTTCCTTCTTACAGCTACTGGTGAATGGCAAAAAGCTATGATATATCTGCCAAATGTGAAGTTTGCTGGTCTCCAAAACGGCGGCGCAGACTTTAGGCTTTCGCATTCCGGAAGTTCGCTCACTGTCTCAAAAGTTGAAATATATGCTGAGAAACCATACGTACAAATACCGTCGGACAAGGAGCGTGTCATGAAAAACTTAAAGTTTAATCCCGCACCAAAAGGTATGTTTTACACTTTTGGCGTGAACGAAATCGATGAACCATCAGCGCTCTTTTATAGGTCGCTTGGTGTAACTAGCATCGAAAGTTATGTCACATGGGAGACGTGTGAGCGCGAAGCTGAAGGAAAATGGGATTGGTCCTACTGGGATAAGCAGGTCCAAGTGCTCAAGGACACAGGTTTAAAATGGGTACCATTTATAATTCTTGGGCCGGCATACTCAACGCCTGATTGGTTTAGAGCAAGCAAAGAACATTTCCCCTGCCGTTGTCTTGAACATGGAATTGATAGCAAAATTGAATCGCTTTGGAATCCAAATTTACCAAAGTGGATTGAGCGCTTCATTGCCGAGTTTGCAAAGCGATACCTCGACTCAAACATAATTGAATCCGTTCTGCTCGGTATCCAAGGTGACTTTGGCGAGGCAATTTACTCAGTAACTGGTGGCGGCTGGACCTTCAAAATTCCTGGAGAGTATCACAACCATGCAGGCTACTGGTGTGATGACCCCTATGCTCTCTCTGATTTCCAAAAGTTTGTTGAGAGAAAATATAAGACAATCCAATCGGTCAATAAAGCATGGGGTTGCTTATTTGATTCCTTCAATAAGGTTGATTTTCCCGGGAGAAAGGACGAACTAACAGCTTTCCAAGCGAAGGCTAAATCAGGCGACCCTAAAGCACGCCGCAGGTGGCTCGATTTTATTGAGTGGTACCGTGAGGCAATGACCCGATGGGCAGACTGGTGGATAAAAATAACAAGAAAGTATTTTCCTACAGCACCGATTTATTTATGCACCGGCGGCGATGCCGAACCTAGGCATGGTTCAAATTTCGCCGAACAATGCCGAATTGCCGCAAAATACGATGCCGGAGTGCGCATCACAAATGAAGCATCCGATTATGCCACCAATTTTGTGATTACACGATGGGTGGCTTCAGCGGCGAAGTATTATGGCGCGTACTATGGTTTCGAACCTGCTGGAGCCGAGGACGAGAAAGGTATAGTTGCTCGTATATACAACGCCACAGCTTCGGGTGCAAATCAACTTCACGACTACGCAGGTAACGTTACCCAATCGCAAGAGCGAATCGACACACAGCGCAAACATTTGAAATACCTTTTCCATGTCGAGGAACCAATTGTTCCAATCGCACTTTGGTATCCCAACGTCCACATGACCATTCATTGGGGCGAGGGCTATTTTGGTAAGGCAGCAACTTTTAGGGACTACACGGACTGGGATTATATAGATGAGACAATGCTTAGGAACAGAGCGCTAGAAAGGTACAAATTGCTTGTAATCCTCCATGGAAGGATTATCGAGACGGATGACGCTCGGCGAATTGCAGATTGGATAAAAAAGGGCGGCAAAGTATTAGTCATGGATATAGAAAAGTTTGAAAGCGTAGAAGGCACAAATGAACCTGAGCAAGTCTTGACACAGGCTGGAATTACCCGAGTGAATGGCTGGAATGAGTTAATTTCGGAGCTTCGCAAGGCATTGGCAAGCTTTGGCTATCCGGTTTACGACCTGAAAAAGGATGGAATTTTTGGCACTCAAATTAGCAATAATAGATTTCTTTTCCTAAATACTTCTAAAGCTCAAGCGCAAATTGAGATTGAAAATCTGGGGAAGAAATACAAGGCTTTCCTACCTGCTGAGACAATAACGGAGGTTGACCTTTAAAGCTATGAGATATGAATACATGAAGCCAGAAGATTATCGCCGTGCGAAAGAGACCGCTCCAATAGCATATCTACCTTGGGGAGCTCATGAATGGCATGGAGTGCATAATCCGCTTGGATTGGACACACTCAAGGCACATGCCCTTTGCTTGGAACTCTGTGCTGAGACAGGAGGCATAGTTTTCCCAGCAGTCTACTGTGGTTTTCAGACGATGAAGCCTTACGCTGGATTCGACTGCACGCTAGAGTTCAGCCGTGAATTGGTGCAGGAGCATGTTCGGCAATATTTAGCAGAACTCGCTGCTGAGAAATTCAAGGTCATCGTGATTGTTATGGGTCATTATGGTGGCGAACACCAAAAAGCAATTCAAGAAGTAGTTTCGGAATTTAACTCTAACCAACATTCAACAGTCGCGTGGGCTTTTCCAGACTATGAGCCCACGAAAAGCGAGGGATTTCCAGGCGACCACGCAGGAATTGGTGAAACTTCCTATATGATGTATTTCTACCCCCAGCTTGTTGACCTTTCAAAACTTCCAGAGCGAGAGTTAACCACAAGCGAAGATGGCATAATGGGAAACCCCCGACTTGCTTCCTCAAAACGTGGGCGTGACCAAACTAATATCTTTGTAAAGAATGCCGCTTTGAAGATTAAAGAACTACTCCAAAAGTCATTGTAATTAAAGTTCAACCTTCCAACGGCGGTGGCTTACATGGCAAATGTTCATAAGGATTTCCATGGTTGCTTCAGCTATGCACTCAAGTTCCTTTATGAGGAATTTGGATTTAGTGAAGTGGAGGAATATCTTCGCAGAATAGCACGCAACGTGTATGCACCACTTATCGAGTCACTTCGCAGTTTTGGGTTACCAGCCTTGAAGAAATACTTGGAAAACATAATGGCTTTAGAAGAAGCAGATTTTGATTTGCAATATAAAGATAGTAAATTGCTACTAATAGTTAAGAAGTGCCCCGCCCTTCACCATATGCGCGCACGCAGCTATGAAGTCTTTGAGCGATTCTGCGAATCTACACGAATCATAAACGAAGAAATTTGCCGACAGGCTGGGTACAAAGCAACCGTAAAATATGACCAGCTAAAGGGAACGTGTACGCAGTGCTTTCAAAAGGAAAAATGAAACATGATTTCTTGCACTGAATTTGTTATGGCTTACAGTGAACTATTTGCTTTCA
It contains:
- a CDS encoding family 10 glycosylhydrolase — protein: MAINGLWVHPERVISKEVADKTLDQAQRCGIDNIFVLVFHHEQAWFKTPLCPMSSSVVGDFDPLGYCIEAAHKRGIKVHAWFVNGEAENGAITSKHQDWLAEDAEGKKAGWFDFTKKEVRDFQRDLMLSAVKQYPNLDGIHFDYIRFLNMSLGYGEAAEEFRKATGLDLPTWDKFPLRLTMSANPVHAATTGRVLAVFDNGIPAIVDNRLGKGSVLLFNWHAEYSRFLVLDNFLRAKLRGFGADSKRIRILISEANTKRYGSAFKNAAEAWLERIGFKATTAEFGKDEPSADEILVVSNIYVWSQQDAAKLRKLVEEGMNVIWIDGPAVNMHDLMVVLGVDRPASFFADEQVITPTVDDPAMPVDKELSEQKLLQKQTASWKQWRMDRISDLVKDVYQSAKRIRPNIKVTAAVFYKKASADGVLQDWQRWIKEGFIDYVIPMAYVGHEELARAFDEWEKLPKWHEKVIPGLSIYTFKDQKAVPQEKDYVRHQIELCRKRGVKGIVFFCCHYISSDLEPVLKFARTVNSQ
- a CDS encoding sugar phosphate isomerase/epimerase; translated protein: MAKPISIQLYTVREMAKQDFPGTLKIIADIGYKGVEFAGLHGHDPKEIKKVIDDLGLQVSSSHTPLPTSENVSQICETELTLGNKRVISGLGPAEFETIDACKRAIDKFNRAAELVKAYDMTFGIHNHWWEFVTLNGKYAFDIIMGEAPEVFSELDVYWCAFGKADPVKIISQYKSRMPLLHIKDGLLKEGEHVHTAVGSGKLDFPAIIGAADPNVLDWLIVELDASYGDMLLDVKKSYEYLTSNGLAEGNR
- a CDS encoding Gfo/Idh/MocA family oxidoreductase; amino-acid sequence: MEARKAHKLSRRDFLKSSSAMALTAGMGLSVSHAAAQEVRKVVSANEKIVLGCIGLGGRGMGVMNGFMKYEDVEIGAVCDVSEERRNAAVEKTEGKAKAFKDFREVLEQKDIDAVVITTPPHWHPLMSIYACQAGKDVYCEKPISRYPAEAIAMAKAARDNKRVTQVGTQIHSLDNFRRCVEIVQSGKLGKVMAVRVICTMNEYPGGIGKTPDSEPPLGLDWDAWLGPAPKVPYNEARFKFHRYFKDYVASWLSELGPHILDLAFWAMDPGQPLSANATGGRFVADDISDIPDTVDAVWEFPGFTMSWINMCGNSYNFDFGGPPDGGRRLGVIFHGTDATLLGDYGSHKVVVEKQKMKEGEEFTPPPPTIPSSPGHDREFLDAIKTRQQPSCNFDYHLPIAIAIDIAHISMKVGRKVRWDAKKGEIIGDKEANELVTPIYRKPWVFPKV
- a CDS encoding DUF2029 domain-containing protein; the encoded protein is MKLRWYHILAFALLAAYCIRLLYGFAQETSNLQWDFRTYYYAAKAHKAGLNPYSLTDLSRIAGTSITLRYVYPPIILYCFRIFALLPYAAAYWAWLLLKSILLFALIRLWIRVFLIKEADPFFYVFCAVAFTGCLFHDIIAGNISIVEQFLLWQAFAFYLKRKTGLFCIFLTLASIFKLTPILFLLLLLFRDDRKRFLYAVVSLSIFTAAILLPILRYPDLGRSFLNTITRLDERAEQYNPSTLSFVRDVCDLAEKHIGIKISSLTETTLFLAICIALLAVSWWAFRKNSLLIKADERIGLFLWCFALALVMPRFKPYSYILLLAPAYYLIKNTKHIHVSTLLFLIAASPTPEIMLGFGLFGMMVASYFLLLLVFGLWGLFIYEMTVSSLEIKQQASRQARIAQVAQRKEVKN
- a CDS encoding sugar phosphate isomerase/epimerase, yielding MKRREFLGRAAKIALAAGLSPSLITSETFAKEESSVSKSELKKALVFGMLPGNLSTEDRMKLARDCGFDGVEAPPLTDPKETEAMRLAAEKAGIEIHSVIYGGWGKPLSAADEKTQDEAVQAAKEGLKGAKEMGAACLLLVPAVVNEHTRYEDAYHRSQKNIRRIIPTAKDLNVTIAIENVWNNFLLSPMEFARYVDELDSPFVRAYFDVGNVVAFGWPQDWIRTLGKRIYRVHVKDFKKDTREWKNLREGSVDWIEVRKALDEVGYKGYLTAELPGGDAAYLKDVAIRMDKIIAGE
- a CDS encoding alpha/beta hydrolase, whose product is MATEVERKVTIETPQATLEGILAIPKDAFGLVIFAHGSGSSRFSPRNQFVAHELRRGGIATLLFDLLEQWEAEDREKVFDVELLAERLMFATDWALLDAETRSLNLGYFGASTGAAAALIAAAELGNVIKAIVSRGGRPDLAMEYLVNVTSPTLLIVGGADWPIIPLNREAYDLLPGPKELVIIPGASHLFEEPGALEEVARLAREWFKKYLEREASK
- a CDS encoding aldehyde dehydrogenase family protein, which produces MAGFERITKLEVGMPILVGGDRIAYVSADLAEKYKPGDQLIILRETGDILLIPKEIHDLVTLAVDKALEAFEALRLVSDEQITQFYTNFAERLADDATWAKIAQANEADVARAKEKGRSTTRLVADEKMRRTMIAGLQQWRDLPSGREKVIRTYQHEGWKLDEVQSPCGVVAFVFEGRPNVLADATGVLRTGNTAVFRIGSDALGTAQAMMKTAVKPALISSGLPEHSAILLESTEHSAGWALFADPRLALVVARGSGRATEVLGAIARQAGNVASLHGTGGAWIITDETADPAKFELAVYNSIDRKVCNTLNVVCIHRSRAADLIESMLNALKRRSEKLGHGYRIHVVEKSENFIPKELFETETEVLRADGIHREPIATILPQNKLGYEWEWEQTPEVTVTIISNLAEGIQLFNEQSPLMVASLISEDPTAHERFFAEINAPFVGNGFTRWVDGQYALRRPELGISNWQNGRLLARSGILTGDGVYTIRLRAHQTDADVHR
- a CDS encoding sugar phosphate isomerase/epimerase, producing the protein MKLGYLTIFNEDEFRLASSIGYDGLEVHAKSWPAEVLKSTDKRKEAAKLASELQAKYNIALTALSFYDATFKPAAERISDFRIVIEFASELGVPVIAAMSAGDPEKSLEENIPIFREAFGEIAKIAENNGVKIAFENWPAVSNLPAKSKNFGFHPAAWEMMFDAVDSPALGLEFDPSHLVWQFIDYIGAVKTFGSRIHHVHLKDTEIKEDVLSCKGFFSRGWWRYRIPGFGVIDWAGFISALREVGYNGGAAIEHEDPVFSGERRVEGLKLGYNFLRPLFVKDSD